DNA sequence from the Sandaracinaceae bacterium genome:
CGCGCGCCATCTCCCTCGCGGACTACGCAGCATGGGGCGAGGCGGAGCGCATCGTCGTCAACGTCGACACGCTCTACCGCGAGTTCAGCGGCGCACCGCCGCGCAAGAGCGCCGTGCCCTGCTTCGCCGCCATGGCCCGCTACGCGGGCAAGGCGCGCTGAGCACCGGATCCTGGTGTGCCTGGGGCCACCGCGCGCGCCGTACGACGGAACGTCCACCGACGAGGCCCGCCGGCGTACCATCGGGCCATGGAGTTCGTACGCACCCCAGCCCACCGCTTTCTGAACCTGCCGGACTACCCGTTCGCGCCCCACTACGTGGAGGTGGGCGAGCCCGCGCTGCGCATGCACTACGTGGACGAGGGGCCGCGCAACGGGCCGGTGGTCCTCATGTTGCACGGCGAACCTTCGTGGTCGTACCTCTACCGCCACATGATCCCCCTGTGCGCAGAGGCCGGGAACCGCGTCATCGCGCCCGACCTGGTCGGCTTCGGCAAGTCCGACAAGCCCACCCGCCTCGGTGACTACTCGTTCGCGCAGCACGTCGCGTGGATGACCGACTTCGTCACGCGTCTCGATCTGCAGGGCGTCACGCTGGTCTGTCAGGACTGGGGGTCGCTCATCGGGTTGCGCGTCGCGGCGGAGAACGAGGCCCGCTTCGCGCGCATCGCGCTCAGCAACGGCATGCTCCCCACTGGCGAACGGAGTCTCCCGCGCGCGTTCAAGCTCTGGCGCGCGTTCGCCGAGAAGAGCCCAGTGCTCCCGGTGGGCGCCATCGTGGCCATGGGCACCAAGCGGACGCTCACCCCTCGCGAGCGCGCTGCGTACGACGCGCCGTTTCCCAGCAAGCGACACCAAGCCGGCGCCCGTGCGTTTCCGTCGCTGGTGCCCGCGAGCCCCCGCGACCCCGCCGCCCCCGCGAACCTGCGCGCGTGGGAGGTGCTCGACCGCTGGGAGAAGCCGTTCCTGCTCGCCTTCACCGATGGCGACCCCATCACGCGCGGTGCCGACCGCTACGTGGCCGGGCGGGTACCGGGCACCAAGGGGCAGCCGCACGTCACCTTGCGCGGAGGACACTTCGTCCAGGAGGACGCGCCCGACGAGTTCGCCGCAGCGGTCAACGACCTCGTCGCGCGCACGACGCCGCCACGCTGAGCACGTGAGGTATGCTCTCGGGGTGGACGAACCCGAGCAGCACCCCTCCGAGCCGCCTCGCACCCCGCGCGCCGAGCGCTATGCGCTGATGGGTCAGGTCCGCGTACGCCGGTCCGAGGTGGACTATGTCCTCGACATCATCGACATCAGCTCGAGCGGTGCGCTGATCGACTTGGGCGAGCTCGCCCGGCCCAAGTGGCTCAAGGTGCGCCAGACGGTGTTCGTCACGCTGCTGCTGGAGGGCGCGCAGCAGGACCTCGCCGGCGAGGTGGTGCGCATCGTCGAGGACCTCGAGGGCGCGCGCTTCGCCATCCGCTACAAGCCCGACGTCGCCGTCGACGACCTGCGTCAGCTGCTCGGCGCCCACGGTCGGTCGCTCCCGCCTCCTCTCCCGGGCACGTTCGGGCGCAGGGGTGGCTAGCGTGGGCGCTCGGGAAGACCTGCGCCCGGTCCCACCGA
Encoded proteins:
- a CDS encoding haloalkane dehalogenase; the protein is MEFVRTPAHRFLNLPDYPFAPHYVEVGEPALRMHYVDEGPRNGPVVLMLHGEPSWSYLYRHMIPLCAEAGNRVIAPDLVGFGKSDKPTRLGDYSFAQHVAWMTDFVTRLDLQGVTLVCQDWGSLIGLRVAAENEARFARIALSNGMLPTGERSLPRAFKLWRAFAEKSPVLPVGAIVAMGTKRTLTPRERAAYDAPFPSKRHQAGARAFPSLVPASPRDPAAPANLRAWEVLDRWEKPFLLAFTDGDPITRGADRYVAGRVPGTKGQPHVTLRGGHFVQEDAPDEFAAAVNDLVARTTPPR
- a CDS encoding PilZ domain-containing protein, with translation MDEPEQHPSEPPRTPRAERYALMGQVRVRRSEVDYVLDIIDISSSGALIDLGELARPKWLKVRQTVFVTLLLEGAQQDLAGEVVRIVEDLEGARFAIRYKPDVAVDDLRQLLGAHGRSLPPPLPGTFGRRGG